TGGACTAATGATTATTGGTATCTCAAGCCAAATTGGTGAAGAGTTGTTCAAAATTGATTCCAATACAACAGCCTTCCTTTTATCCATTTTTGCAATTTTTAATGCAATTGGGCGACCACTTTTTGGCTGGATTACAGATAGATTCAGTCCCTTTGTATCTGCTATGACGTCATTCATACTTATTTTTATTACAGCAGGTCTAATGTACATGACAAAAGATTATACAATCTTAATATATATAATAGCACTATCGGTGCTTTGGATGAATTTGGGTGCATGGCTTTCAATTGCACCAACGACTGTAGCAATGTATTTTGGTGAAACAAACTATAGTCGTAATTACGGCGTTTTATTTACTGCTTACGGTATAGGTGCAGTAATAGGAACACCTTTGGCAGGTTATATTAGAACACAGTTTGGCAGCTATCAATATATCTTTTTACCTATAATGATCATGGCGATCATAGGTATGTTTATAGCTTTGCTAACACTCAAACCCAAGTCTATTTTTAAATTAAAATAGAAACACTGTTCAGCAATTTTGGTTAACTTTTTGGTTTATGCCCCTTGACCCCAACGCTACGTAATAGTATATAATAAATTTTAGTGATATTACTAAAATTATTAAAGGTGATTATAATGACCGTAAAAGAATTAAGCAAAATTGCTGGAATAAGTGTAAGAACTCTTCACTATTATGATGAAATAGGTTTACTTAAACCAAAAATGATTAATGAATCAGGTTATAGAATATATAGTGACAATGAATTAGAAACATTATATCAAATACTATTCTTTAAAGAACTTGACTTCAAACTAGGTAAAATAAAAGAAATAATAAGTAACCCTAGTTTTAATAAAGAAGAAGCACTTAAACAGCATAAAAAACTGTTGCTCGAAAAGAGAAAAAGACTGGATAATATTATTAAGTCTATAGACACATCTTTAAAGAAAGGATTTGACAAAAATATGATGGATCTATTTAGTATGGAAAATTATGAAAAATATAAAGAAGAAGCTATTGAAAAATATGGGGATACAGCTATAAATAGCTACAAAAAAACAAGTAAATATAGTAAAAAGAAATGGGAAACAATAATCAACGAGGGTAATACAATCTATAGGAACTTAGCTGATAATATGGATAAAGATGTTAGCGATCCTTACGTACAACAATTAATAGGTCAGTGGAAAGATCACATTACAACATATTATTATGACTGTAATATTGAGATTTTCAGAGGGCTTGGTCAATTATATGTGAGTGATGAGAGATTTACCAAGAATATTGATAAAACAAAACAAGGTTTAGCTGGATATATGAAGGAAGCAATGGACTATTATTGTGACAATTGCCAAGGATAATGTAACAAAAAGCATTTATCTCTCTTATAATGATATTAAGTTATATTAATATTATGTGGGAGAGATGCTTATGGATATGTTTGATTGTGGAATTTATTCTTTTGTAAATGCTATTACAATAGAAACTATCAGGTATTGGTCTAAAAACTCGTACCAGCATATTGATGTTTTATTAAATTCTGCAACTCCAAACAAAGGAATTCTATTTGATAGCTTTAACAATGACTTGAAGAGGCTCTACAAAACTTTTCAAAACATTTATAATGAACTGGATGATGTGAAGAGAGATACTAATGTTTATTTTATGGTAAAAAGATTTCTTATAGCCAATGATCATTTTATCATATTATTACAAAGGCTGAAATTTGAAGGATTCAATGGTTTCCCAATATTATATCAAGTTACATATCATATCCTATATGAACAGATGTATGTTAAGGAGATTTTTAGACCTTTGATGTGTACTGGAGATGTTTATCCAGATAATGTGATAATAAACTCTAATTTTAGACGAATGGCTCTAGGTACTAATCCATTACAATGCATATATGGACAAATATATTTTTGGAGTATTATAGGTGCTGAACATCCATCTATCATTATGAATATCAGCCCTAATGAAATGGAGCAATTACCTAAAAAAATCATAAATGAGTTTAATGATATAGCTAATAGATTCAATAAGATTAATTATAAACTCTCTTGCATATATTCTAAGTTGAATATGATGAACCTTGGTATAATCCTAAAAGATTTTTGTAATGTCAACGAAGATTTTCTTGTATTGCTAGATAGATTTAAGGACAGCGTGGAAAATTTACCTGCTAATATTAAGAATAACTTGCCAAAATTGTTCTTTGCTATTCTTGAACATATAATCAAAGAACATGAATATGCAAAATTGTTGACAGAAAAAATTATGGAAAGTCAATATAGTAGAAATAACTAAAAGATAATATATAAGCCTAATTAAAAATAGACTTTACTTAATCAGATGACTTAAACGAAGTTTAAGACCTGTTTAATGATAGAGTCTATTTTTTTGTTCCATTTATTTCTATAAGAACCATAACAATTCTTTTAAATTAGTACGAAATGGAGTATACTAAATATAAGTATTCACGTATTACATATTTTTTAATTAACAGCAGAAAACAATCAGGAGGAAGACAATGATAAAAATAATAGCAGATTCAACTTGTGACCTATCACCAAATATTATTAAGAAATATGATATAGGAATAGCTCCACTTACTATAAATATAAATGGCAAAGTTTATAGAGATAAAATAGATATATCAGCAGATAAATTCTATAGAATTATTGAAGAATTAGAAAATGAACCAACTACTTCAATGCCTAATCCATCTGAATTCTTAAGAATCATCAATGAGGCAGTTGAAGAAGGACACGATGAGATACTATGTATTTGTATGTCCAGTTCCACTAGTGGTTCATATCAATCTGCAGAACTTGCAAAAGCATATTTCTATGAAGAAAATGAGAAATCAGAAGTCAAGATAGAAGTTATTGACTCTAAGTGTATGAGCCATGGTAGCGGCTGGTTAATCATGAAAGCTGCTATTTATAGAGATAGAGGAGCTAGTTTTGACAGATTGGTCAATTGGATAGAGATTCATAAAAAACAGGTAAAACATTTCTTGACAGTGGACGATCTGGACCATCTTATCAAAAGTGGAAGACTTACCAATGCCAGTGCGTTTGTAGGTAAAATACTTAGAATTAAACCAATAATGACCATGAAAAAGGGAAAAGGAGCCATAGTAGCAAAAGAACGTGGAAGAAAAAAAGTCCTATCTTTCTTGGTTAAGGAATTCAATAAAAGAATTGACATGAGATATAGTAACTTTATTATATTAGGCTATACATCTGATATAAAATATGCAG
The window above is part of the Vallitalea guaymasensis genome. Proteins encoded here:
- a CDS encoding DegV family protein, translated to MIKIIADSTCDLSPNIIKKYDIGIAPLTININGKVYRDKIDISADKFYRIIEELENEPTTSMPNPSEFLRIINEAVEEGHDEILCICMSSSTSGSYQSAELAKAYFYEENEKSEVKIEVIDSKCMSHGSGWLIMKAAIYRDRGASFDRLVNWIEIHKKQVKHFLTVDDLDHLIKSGRLTNASAFVGKILRIKPIMTMKKGKGAIVAKERGRKKVLSFLVKEFNKRIDMRYSNFIILGYTSDIKYAENLKERIKRDSEFTGEILIMQMGVAVGTHVGLGAVSMFYMEKKKGQVFDNLLVNRMHDFVDKTNDFIDKIKK
- a CDS encoding MerR family transcriptional regulator — protein: MTVKELSKIAGISVRTLHYYDEIGLLKPKMINESGYRIYSDNELETLYQILFFKELDFKLGKIKEIISNPSFNKEEALKQHKKLLLEKRKRLDNIIKSIDTSLKKGFDKNMMDLFSMENYEKYKEEAIEKYGDTAINSYKKTSKYSKKKWETIINEGNTIYRNLADNMDKDVSDPYVQQLIGQWKDHITTYYYDCNIEIFRGLGQLYVSDERFTKNIDKTKQGLAGYMKEAMDYYCDNCQG
- a CDS encoding DUF2935 domain-containing protein — protein: MDMFDCGIYSFVNAITIETIRYWSKNSYQHIDVLLNSATPNKGILFDSFNNDLKRLYKTFQNIYNELDDVKRDTNVYFMVKRFLIANDHFIILLQRLKFEGFNGFPILYQVTYHILYEQMYVKEIFRPLMCTGDVYPDNVIINSNFRRMALGTNPLQCIYGQIYFWSIIGAEHPSIIMNISPNEMEQLPKKIINEFNDIANRFNKINYKLSCIYSKLNMMNLGIILKDFCNVNEDFLVLLDRFKDSVENLPANIKNNLPKLFFAILEHIIKEHEYAKLLTEKIMESQYSRNN